A genome region from Defluviimonas aquaemixtae includes the following:
- a CDS encoding dynamin family protein — MNAPGDIAEPVEALAPESTLIRSAFSGLQSFADRIQKLETAADAIADAGGETARAATRKLKHQIRSFEPSVTMIGQVKAGKTTLVNALAGWPGLLPADINPWTSVVTSLHLDPATRSGAGKAKFRFFDEEEWDRLLNRGGRVGELAARAGADRELEKVRRQLEEMREKSRQRLGRKFELLMGQAHEYGYVDEELVQRYVCLGDDLDGNNSTDKQQGRFADITKSADLYLGHPELPYRLCIRDTPGVNDTFMIREQITVNAIRGSRLCVVVLSAHQTLSTVDMALIRLISNIRSREVIIFVNRIDELNDPVRETEEIRQSIVATLKALNGPTDAEIIFGSAFWAVHALSQTYKDLGTASSKSLVDWAEHQLLTGYIPGTVQETIWRLSGIPALCEAISSRISSGEGAEFEERIVRSARNIANGIEASRQVMSKRMNGESVTPVAPADIGSELDAIAARNLDLLDAELSKLISGLESRLASARRSFLGRATASLVRHLEHYGDREIWQYEPAGLRLLLGSAYRVFAAKSVNASEKVFAATAAEIQNLYAAAFQLSDASAALEAPVAPNPPPPVILGSTIALDVKGNWWTNWWRRRRSYEEFAEEYSELIDAEIEPFVVSLRAEHAEAYAHTVRHVLTEFIGTQRSHLLDLANRTEIGVEKLRQDAEAAAPDRRDTLSDTVAFLSEFKPQSEWRAAE; from the coding sequence ATGAACGCCCCAGGAGATATCGCCGAGCCGGTAGAAGCCCTCGCGCCCGAGAGCACCCTGATCCGATCGGCTTTTTCCGGATTGCAGTCGTTCGCGGATCGGATTCAGAAGCTTGAGACGGCGGCGGACGCGATCGCGGATGCTGGGGGAGAGACGGCCCGCGCGGCCACACGCAAGCTCAAGCATCAGATCCGTAGCTTCGAACCTTCGGTGACGATGATCGGCCAGGTCAAGGCCGGCAAGACCACGCTGGTCAACGCTCTGGCCGGCTGGCCCGGTCTTCTGCCCGCTGACATCAACCCCTGGACCTCGGTGGTGACCTCGCTCCACCTTGATCCCGCGACGCGCAGCGGTGCGGGAAAGGCGAAGTTCCGCTTCTTTGACGAAGAGGAATGGGACCGCCTGCTTAACCGGGGTGGACGCGTGGGTGAACTCGCCGCCCGTGCGGGCGCTGACAGGGAACTCGAGAAGGTGCGGCGCCAGCTCGAGGAGATGCGCGAGAAATCGCGCCAGAGGCTCGGGCGGAAATTCGAGCTTCTGATGGGGCAGGCGCACGAATACGGCTACGTCGACGAGGAACTGGTGCAGCGCTACGTCTGCTTGGGCGACGATCTCGACGGAAACAACAGCACCGATAAGCAACAGGGCCGGTTCGCAGACATCACGAAGTCTGCCGATCTCTATCTCGGGCACCCGGAATTGCCCTATCGTCTCTGCATTCGCGACACGCCGGGCGTGAACGACACGTTCATGATCCGTGAGCAGATCACCGTCAATGCCATCCGAGGAAGCCGGCTGTGCGTGGTCGTGCTTTCGGCGCACCAGACCCTCTCGACCGTCGACATGGCGCTCATCCGCCTGATCTCCAACATCCGGTCGCGCGAGGTCATAATCTTCGTGAACCGGATCGACGAACTGAACGACCCCGTCCGCGAGACGGAGGAAATCCGCCAGAGCATCGTGGCCACGCTCAAGGCGCTCAACGGCCCGACCGACGCCGAGATCATCTTCGGCAGCGCGTTCTGGGCGGTTCACGCGTTGTCTCAGACCTACAAGGACCTGGGCACGGCGAGCTCCAAGTCGCTTGTCGACTGGGCCGAACACCAGCTGCTCACGGGTTACATTCCCGGCACGGTGCAAGAGACGATCTGGAGGCTCTCGGGCATTCCGGCGCTATGCGAGGCGATCTCCTCGCGGATCAGTTCCGGCGAGGGTGCCGAGTTCGAGGAACGCATCGTCCGCTCGGCGCGCAACATCGCCAATGGCATCGAGGCGTCGCGCCAGGTCATGTCGAAGCGGATGAACGGCGAGTCGGTCACGCCCGTCGCGCCCGCCGACATCGGCAGCGAACTTGACGCCATCGCGGCGCGAAACCTCGACCTCCTCGATGCCGAATTAAGCAAGCTGATCTCGGGACTCGAAAGCCGCCTCGCCAGCGCCCGCCGATCCTTCCTCGGTCGCGCCACGGCCTCTCTTGTCCGCCACCTGGAGCACTACGGCGACCGTGAGATTTGGCAGTACGAGCCGGCGGGCCTGCGGCTGCTCCTCGGTTCGGCCTACCGGGTCTTTGCCGCGAAGTCGGTGAACGCGAGCGAGAAGGTTTTCGCGGCCACCGCCGCCGAGATACAGAACCTCTATGCCGCGGCGTTCCAGCTTTCCGACGCCTCCGCAGCACTTGAGGCCCCGGTGGCGCCGAACCCGCCTCCGCCAGTCATCCTTGGCAGTACGATCGCGCTTGACGTCAAGGGGAACTGGTGGACGAACTGGTGGCGCCGCCGCAGGAGCTACGAGGAATTTGCCGAGGAGTACTCGGAGTTGATCGACGCCGAGATCGAGCCATTTGTGGTCTCGCTCCGCGCCGAACACGCGGAGGCCTATGCCCATACCGTAAGGCATGTCCTCACCGAATTCATCGGCACCCAGCGGTCGCATCTGCTGGATCTCGCGAACCGGACCGAGATCGGGGTCGAAAAGCTCCGGCAAGATGCCGAAGCGGCCGCCCCGGATCGGCGAGACACGCTGAGCGACACCGTCGCCTTCCTGTCCGAATTCAAACCTCAAAGCGAATGGAGGGCTGCAGAATGA
- a CDS encoding PP2C family protein-serine/threonine phosphatase → MPRKVEIAIDAASALCQGARSRQEDALATSFAQGAEIGFAVLSDGMGGHAAGDVASRIIVAEVFAELILRIGDPDLAEADIPELLCSATNVANRRIRARIDAEPETAGMGGTVIVVVVLEDRLYWLSVGDSPLYLFRDGRLRRLNDDHSLAPQIDLMVREGLIDPEMGRNHPQRNCLTSALIGQAIGAIDCPAQPFLLRDCDLVLAASDGLQYLPDDGIEAVLARAMGDHSASIANALIAGVTARGDPEQDNISVVVLKASDTAAEQRLAPGLSPRTILRALTGAIAPARYLGTRN, encoded by the coding sequence ATGCCCCGGAAAGTTGAGATTGCCATCGACGCAGCCTCTGCGCTGTGCCAAGGCGCGCGGTCGCGCCAGGAGGATGCGCTCGCGACATCGTTTGCACAGGGTGCCGAGATCGGCTTTGCCGTGCTGTCGGACGGCATGGGCGGACATGCCGCCGGGGACGTGGCGAGCCGGATCATCGTCGCCGAGGTCTTCGCCGAGCTGATCCTGCGCATTGGCGATCCCGATTTGGCCGAAGCCGACATACCTGAGCTGCTTTGCAGCGCGACAAACGTCGCCAACCGCCGCATCCGCGCGCGTATCGACGCGGAACCCGAGACCGCCGGCATGGGCGGCACGGTGATCGTGGTGGTGGTGCTCGAGGACCGTCTCTATTGGCTGTCGGTCGGGGATTCGCCGCTCTATCTGTTTCGGGACGGCCGGCTGAGGCGCCTCAACGACGACCATTCGCTGGCGCCGCAGATCGACCTGATGGTCCGGGAGGGTCTAATCGACCCGGAAATGGGTCGCAACCACCCGCAGCGGAATTGCCTGACCTCCGCCCTGATCGGCCAGGCGATCGGCGCGATAGATTGCCCGGCGCAGCCGTTCCTGTTGCGGGATTGCGATCTGGTGCTGGCCGCCAGTGACGGGCTTCAGTACCTGCCCGACGACGGGATCGAGGCGGTGCTCGCGCGCGCGATGGGCGACCATAGTGCGTCGATTGCCAACGCCCTGATTGCGGGCGTCACGGCGCGCGGCGACCCGGAGCAGGACAACATCTCGGTGGTCGTGCTGAAGGCTTCCGACACAGCGGCAGAACAGCGTTTGGCGCCCGGCTTGTCGCCAAGGACGATATTGCGCGCACTGACAGGCGCGATTGCACCGGCGCGATACCTCGGGACGAGGAACTGA
- a CDS encoding FHA domain-containing protein, with protein sequence MKYLKDVIVRKRPLPLSADRDDADEQERVSDFFDLDAVRARLQEPEGAREQPPTKRADSPREEAADPSGATAGSAPKKQIWDIEEGEREDDAVRPPERASRRAPAAESVDETPVARGRTGRDRDAGVDPTRTAATRVKTRIIGFHTGGVENDVFAAERAAPSAKGQFPAGWLVVVDGPGRGASFTIGAGVSTIGRGTDQTVCLDFGDTSVSRENHASIAYDDEQNRFFVGHGGKSNIVRRNGNPVLATEDLADADLIRIGKTTLRFVALCGPDFTWGATEDRQESDAPES encoded by the coding sequence GTGAAGTACCTGAAAGACGTCATCGTGCGAAAGCGGCCGCTGCCGTTGTCGGCAGATCGAGATGATGCCGATGAACAGGAGCGGGTTTCCGATTTTTTCGATCTGGATGCCGTGCGGGCGAGGCTCCAGGAGCCCGAAGGCGCCCGAGAGCAGCCGCCTACGAAGCGCGCCGATTCTCCGCGTGAGGAGGCGGCCGACCCAAGCGGCGCGACCGCCGGTTCCGCCCCGAAAAAGCAGATCTGGGACATAGAAGAAGGCGAGCGGGAAGACGATGCGGTCCGGCCACCGGAACGGGCGTCACGTCGCGCACCTGCCGCTGAGTCTGTGGATGAAACGCCGGTCGCGCGTGGCCGGACCGGGCGGGATCGCGACGCCGGAGTCGATCCTACACGCACCGCCGCAACCCGAGTGAAGACGCGGATCATCGGATTTCACACCGGCGGCGTGGAAAACGATGTGTTCGCCGCGGAGCGGGCGGCGCCCTCTGCCAAGGGACAGTTTCCCGCCGGCTGGCTCGTGGTTGTCGACGGCCCGGGACGGGGCGCGTCGTTCACGATCGGCGCGGGTGTCTCGACTATCGGCCGCGGCACCGACCAGACGGTCTGTCTCGATTTCGGCGACACCAGCGTCTCGCGCGAGAACCATGCCTCGATCGCCTACGATGACGAACAGAACCGGTTCTTTGTCGGCCATGGTGGCAAGTCGAACATCGTTCGCCGGAACGGGAACCCGGTGTTGGCGACCGAGGACCTCGCCGATGCCGACCTGATCCGGATCGGCAAGACGACGCTTCGTTTCGTAGCGCTGTGCGGACCGGATTTCACCTGGGGCGCGACGGAAGACAGGCAGGAAAGTGATGCCCCGGAAAGTTGA
- a CDS encoding serine/threonine protein kinase encodes MDNTSNIGVHGHLDPFGDELSPGTELCGGQYTIESYLNSGGFGITYLARDSLGRKIVIKECFPGAICCRTRQMVRLRSKGGEQEFDKILELFEKEARALSELQHPYIVGVHQIFKDNGTAYMALDFIEGSDLLHVIETEPGRLGPGEIKRLLIKVLDAVTYMHEHDILHRDISPDNILLDNDNSPVLIDFGAARESATRVSRVLSKVLTVKDGYSPQEFYLAGSEQAYSSDLYALAATFYHLVSGEAPPSSQVRLAAAAKKLKDPLEPLTTETIKQYDRFFLEAINRCLSIFPAERLQNAREWRDLIDTERRKRRLLEQARNDRDMEARVAQLVQGSERQTQSEPPAAQPAVPPKNTASRPEPSGATDQVAAAAKRKSAPSKKSAFRRVLPKQESHGHMPASSMWKVVPVDDPADDPEIKATKIPEPPNTKFGRFFADSYLFRIFGAARGPMSKEVNR; translated from the coding sequence TTGGACAATACGTCGAACATAGGCGTTCACGGTCATCTCGACCCGTTCGGAGACGAGCTATCGCCCGGAACCGAATTGTGTGGCGGGCAATACACGATCGAATCCTATCTGAATTCCGGCGGATTCGGGATCACATACCTTGCGCGTGACAGCCTCGGCAGGAAAATCGTCATCAAGGAGTGCTTCCCCGGAGCGATATGCTGCCGTACCAGGCAAATGGTGCGGCTTCGCTCGAAAGGGGGTGAGCAGGAATTCGACAAGATCCTCGAGCTCTTCGAAAAGGAAGCCCGCGCGCTCTCGGAACTGCAGCATCCCTATATCGTCGGCGTCCACCAGATATTCAAAGACAACGGCACCGCCTACATGGCGCTCGACTTCATCGAAGGGAGCGATCTGCTCCACGTGATCGAGACGGAGCCGGGCCGGCTGGGTCCCGGAGAGATCAAGCGACTGCTGATAAAGGTGCTCGATGCCGTCACCTACATGCACGAACACGACATACTTCACCGTGACATCTCGCCCGACAACATCCTGCTCGACAACGACAATTCGCCTGTCCTGATCGATTTCGGAGCGGCGCGGGAAAGCGCGACGCGCGTGAGCCGGGTTCTCTCGAAAGTTCTGACCGTCAAGGACGGCTACTCGCCGCAGGAATTCTACCTTGCCGGGAGCGAACAGGCCTATTCCAGCGATCTCTACGCGCTGGCGGCGACTTTCTACCACTTGGTGTCGGGCGAGGCGCCGCCCAGCAGCCAGGTACGGCTGGCAGCGGCGGCGAAAAAGCTGAAGGACCCGCTGGAACCGCTGACGACTGAAACGATCAAGCAGTACGACCGCTTTTTCCTTGAGGCCATCAACCGTTGCCTCAGCATATTCCCGGCCGAGAGGCTCCAGAATGCGAGGGAATGGCGTGACCTGATCGATACCGAACGGCGCAAGCGTCGGCTGCTCGAACAGGCCCGCAACGACCGCGACATGGAGGCGCGCGTAGCGCAGCTCGTGCAGGGTTCGGAGCGCCAGACCCAGTCGGAACCGCCTGCCGCGCAACCTGCGGTGCCGCCCAAGAACACTGCGTCGCGGCCGGAGCCGAGCGGGGCGACCGATCAGGTTGCCGCCGCCGCCAAACGCAAGAGCGCGCCGTCCAAAAAATCTGCGTTTCGACGAGTCCTCCCTAAGCAGGAAAGCCACGGGCACATGCCCGCTTCGTCAATGTGGAAAGTTGTTCCGGTCGACGACCCGGCCGACGACCCTGAAATCAAGGCGACCAAGATCCCGGAACCGCCAAACACGAAATTCGGCCGGTTCTTCGCAGATTCTTATCTTTTCCGCATCTTCGGGGCCGCCCGCGGCCCAATGTCCAAAGAGGTGAACAGGTGA
- a CDS encoding L,D-transpeptidase, whose protein sequence is MLTRRHFIQTTTALLSASLSGPLQAGTRVTDAQKAAWDSEVTPPGYDPAASNPWGLHPRFLPQRVIANDGLIPGDIHVDAVARYLYHIEEGGTAMRYGVAIGRGGLYEPGVYTIKRKVEWPHWTPTQSMIEREPETYAQYEDGMEPGPRNALGSRALYLFVGNRDTYLRIHGTPYPRSIGSRASSGCVRMVMAHINGLYPKVAIGSTAFLYSAEDSVTAQS, encoded by the coding sequence ATGCTGACAAGACGCCATTTCATCCAGACGACCACTGCGCTGCTTTCAGCGTCGTTATCCGGCCCCCTGCAGGCCGGGACGCGGGTCACCGATGCGCAGAAAGCGGCATGGGATTCCGAGGTGACCCCGCCCGGCTACGATCCGGCTGCGTCCAATCCGTGGGGACTTCACCCTCGGTTTCTGCCGCAGCGGGTGATCGCGAACGACGGCCTCATCCCGGGCGACATCCACGTCGATGCAGTCGCGAGGTACCTCTACCATATCGAGGAAGGCGGAACGGCGATGCGCTACGGCGTGGCCATCGGACGGGGCGGCCTTTACGAACCCGGCGTCTACACGATCAAACGCAAGGTCGAGTGGCCGCACTGGACGCCGACGCAAAGCATGATCGAGCGCGAGCCGGAAACCTACGCACAGTATGAGGATGGCATGGAGCCCGGGCCGCGGAATGCGCTCGGGTCGCGTGCGCTCTATCTCTTCGTGGGAAACCGCGACACCTACCTGAGAATCCATGGGACGCCGTATCCGCGTTCGATCGGAAGCCGGGCAAGTTCGGGCTGCGTCCGGATGGTCATGGCCCATATCAACGGCCTCTATCCGAAGGTCGCAATCGGTTCGACGGCGTTTCTCTATTCCGCCGAGGATAGCGTGACCGCGCAGAGTTGA
- a CDS encoding multicopper oxidase family protein, with amino-acid sequence MNRRQLLGAGAALVSTAAWGQTSNTALPEAALAGGAGTQVPPRPSAGPDYNPVVTLNGWSLPFRMNGNVKEFHLVAEPVERELAPGMIARLWGYNGQSIGPTIEAVEGDRVRIFVTNRLPEHTTVHWHGMILPSGMDGVGGLSHPGIPPGKTYVYEFDLIKSGTFMYHPHADEMVQMAMGMMGLFIVHPKDPAFMPVDRDFAFLLNSFDINPGAYVPRVMTMTDFNLWCWNSRVFPGIDPLVVRKGDRVRVRVGNLTMTNHPIHMHGYDFEVTGTDGGWVPQSARWPEVSIDIPVGGMRAYEFDAVHEGDWAIHCHKSHHTMNAMGHDVPTFIGADKSRLAQMIGRQRPGYMPMGTAGMADMGMMHMPLPENTLPMMNGRGPHGPLEMGGMFSVVKVREGIGADDYADPGWYENPPGTQAYEWTGEVPEPIRSGSAATQITERKS; translated from the coding sequence ATGAACAGACGTCAACTCCTCGGCGCCGGCGCGGCGCTCGTCTCGACCGCCGCCTGGGGCCAGACCTCGAACACGGCCCTGCCCGAAGCGGCCCTCGCCGGAGGCGCGGGCACGCAGGTGCCGCCCAGACCATCCGCCGGGCCAGACTACAATCCGGTCGTGACGCTGAACGGCTGGTCGCTGCCCTTCCGCATGAATGGCAACGTCAAGGAATTCCACCTTGTCGCCGAGCCCGTCGAACGCGAACTGGCCCCCGGCATGATCGCCCGGCTCTGGGGCTATAACGGCCAGTCGATCGGCCCGACCATCGAGGCGGTGGAAGGCGACCGGGTGCGGATCTTCGTCACCAACCGCCTGCCCGAACACACGACCGTCCACTGGCACGGGATGATCCTGCCCTCGGGCATGGACGGTGTCGGCGGGCTCAGCCATCCCGGCATCCCGCCCGGCAAGACCTATGTCTACGAGTTCGACCTGATCAAGTCCGGCACGTTCATGTATCACCCCCATGCCGACGAGATGGTGCAGATGGCGATGGGGATGATGGGGCTCTTCATCGTCCATCCGAAGGATCCCGCCTTCATGCCCGTAGACCGGGATTTCGCGTTTCTTCTGAACTCCTTCGACATCAATCCCGGCGCCTATGTGCCGCGGGTGATGACGATGACCGACTTCAACCTCTGGTGCTGGAACAGCCGGGTCTTTCCGGGGATCGACCCGCTCGTCGTGCGCAAGGGCGACCGGGTGCGCGTGCGGGTCGGCAACCTCACGATGACCAACCACCCGATCCACATGCACGGCTACGATTTCGAGGTCACCGGCACCGATGGCGGCTGGGTGCCGCAATCGGCGCGCTGGCCCGAAGTCTCGATCGACATTCCCGTGGGTGGGATGCGGGCCTACGAATTCGACGCCGTTCATGAGGGCGACTGGGCGATCCACTGCCACAAGTCGCACCACACGATGAACGCGATGGGCCACGACGTGCCGACCTTCATCGGCGCCGACAAGAGCCGGCTCGCTCAGATGATCGGCCGCCAGAGGCCGGGCTACATGCCGATGGGCACCGCCGGCATGGCCGATATGGGCATGATGCACATGCCGCTGCCGGAGAACACGCTGCCGATGATGAACGGCCGTGGCCCGCACGGCCCCTTGGAGATGGGCGGCATGTTCTCGGTCGTGAAGGTGCGCGAAGGCATCGGCGCGGACGACTACGCCGATCCGGGCTGGTACGAAAACCCGCCGGGCACGCAGGCCTACGAGTGGACCGGTGAAGTGCCGGAGCCGATCCGCAGCGGCAGCGCCGCGACCCAGATCACGGAGCGCAAGTCGTGA
- a CDS encoding TolC family protein, translated as MRVHSKRILCLGGVLVLSACATPPGLNGVSEGRAGFDTVASTTRAATGKDTVWLQNAGEIAANAKRVHGLTHGKTISADTAVQVALLNNRGLQAAYADLGLSAADVWQQTLLPNPTVSVGVLGIGAEGLGGYRSIEATVANNLLALATRDRRLDVAETRFRQAQLRAAEETLRVAAETRRAWIEAVAGFEAAALVREARDTADAASELAARLGDTGFLNKSDQAREHALYAELTGQLAQARLDAELKKEALTRQLGLWGSEVDYFVPDALPGLPNAPRAHPRIEEDALRARVDLAVARLELEALAKSGKLTSATRSLTDLEIIAGVESERELEGGVRETETTPQVEVEFDIPVFDSGKARLRKAELAYMRSANELAERAVNVRSEARSAYRAYTATHQIARHYRDAVLPLRQVIEEESLLSYSGMITTTFELLADIRARLNSGLGEAAARRDFWLAEADLQATIHGGGGAPSAGGTLTVAGDADAGH; from the coding sequence ATGCGCGTCCATTCCAAGCGAATTCTCTGTCTCGGTGGCGTGCTCGTCCTGTCCGCCTGTGCGACCCCGCCGGGCCTGAACGGCGTATCCGAAGGGCGGGCGGGCTTCGATACTGTCGCCAGCACGACGCGCGCGGCGACCGGAAAGGACACCGTCTGGCTCCAGAACGCGGGTGAGATCGCCGCGAACGCCAAGCGTGTCCACGGGCTGACCCATGGCAAGACGATCAGTGCCGACACGGCGGTGCAGGTGGCGCTTCTGAACAACCGGGGCCTGCAGGCCGCCTATGCCGATCTCGGCCTGTCGGCGGCTGATGTCTGGCAACAGACATTGCTGCCCAATCCGACCGTCTCGGTCGGTGTGCTCGGCATCGGCGCCGAAGGGCTCGGCGGCTATCGCAGCATCGAGGCGACGGTGGCCAACAACCTCCTCGCGCTCGCCACACGCGACCGTCGGCTGGACGTCGCCGAGACCCGCTTCCGCCAGGCGCAACTCCGCGCGGCCGAGGAAACCTTGCGGGTCGCGGCCGAGACCCGCCGCGCCTGGATCGAGGCGGTGGCGGGTTTCGAGGCGGCGGCCCTCGTGCGCGAGGCGCGCGACACTGCCGATGCGGCCTCGGAACTCGCCGCGCGGCTCGGCGATACCGGCTTTCTCAACAAGTCCGACCAGGCGCGGGAACACGCGCTTTACGCCGAACTGACGGGTCAACTGGCGCAGGCTCGGCTCGATGCCGAGTTGAAGAAGGAGGCGCTGACACGGCAACTCGGCCTCTGGGGCAGCGAAGTCGACTATTTCGTTCCCGACGCCCTGCCGGGGCTGCCGAACGCCCCGCGCGCCCATCCCCGGATCGAGGAGGATGCGCTGCGCGCTCGCGTCGATCTGGCGGTCGCCCGGCTGGAACTCGAGGCGCTTGCGAAGTCGGGGAAGCTGACCTCCGCCACCCGCTCACTCACCGATCTCGAGATCATCGCCGGCGTCGAAAGCGAACGCGAACTGGAAGGCGGCGTGCGCGAGACCGAGACGACGCCGCAAGTCGAGGTGGAGTTCGACATTCCCGTCTTCGACAGTGGCAAGGCGCGGCTCCGCAAGGCCGAGCTTGCCTATATGCGGTCGGCCAACGAGCTTGCCGAACGCGCGGTCAATGTGCGCTCCGAGGCACGGTCGGCCTATCGCGCCTACACCGCGACCCACCAGATCGCTCGGCACTATCGTGACGCGGTCCTGCCGCTCCGCCAGGTGATCGAGGAGGAATCGCTTCTCAGCTACAGCGGCATGATCACCACGACCTTCGAGCTTCTGGCCGATATCCGGGCGCGGCTGAACAGCGGCCTTGGCGAGGCCGCGGCGCGGCGGGATTTCTGGCTGGCCGAGGCGGACCTTCAGGCAACCATCCATGGCGGCGGCGGAGCGCCTTCGGCCGGCGGTACCCTCACTGTCGCCGGCGATGCCGACGCCGGTCACTAA
- the cueR gene encoding Cu(I)-responsive transcriptional regulator, with protein MNIGDVARASGLPAKTIRYYEDIGLVQPLRSTNGYRAFRPSDLHKLAFLGRARSLGFTIEDCRNLLRLYEDTERASADVKQIAEEHLDRIDQKRSELAEMRNTLAHLIKGCAGDDRPDCPILADLAASEDQPAAIERRSGG; from the coding sequence ATGAATATCGGCGATGTCGCACGCGCTTCGGGGCTGCCCGCGAAGACCATCCGCTACTACGAGGATATCGGCCTCGTCCAACCCCTGCGCAGCACCAACGGCTACCGCGCCTTTCGGCCAAGCGACCTGCACAAGCTCGCCTTCCTCGGCCGGGCGCGGTCGCTGGGTTTCACGATCGAGGATTGCCGCAATCTGCTCAGGCTCTACGAGGATACCGAAAGGGCCAGCGCCGATGTGAAACAGATCGCCGAAGAGCATCTCGACCGCATCGACCAAAAGCGCTCTGAGCTTGCCGAGATGCGGAACACGCTCGCGCATCTGATCAAGGGATGCGCCGGGGATGACCGCCCGGACTGCCCGATCCTCGCCGACCTCGCCGCGTCCGAGGACCAACCCGCGGCGATCGAGCGCCGCAGCGGCGGCTGA
- a CDS encoding heavy-metal-associated domain-containing protein, whose protein sequence is MTRFDVPDMSCGHCRAAIEKAIRSVDPLAKVDCDLNARIVGVLSALDPDGLVMAMREAGYKATPLAAAR, encoded by the coding sequence ATGACACGATTCGACGTCCCCGACATGAGCTGCGGCCATTGCCGCGCCGCGATCGAAAAAGCGATCCGCAGCGTCGATCCCTTGGCCAAGGTCGACTGCGACCTGAACGCACGGATCGTCGGAGTGTTGAGCGCGCTCGATCCGGACGGCCTGGTCATGGCGATGCGCGAGGCCGGATACAAGGCGACGCCGCTCGCCGCCGCCCGCTGA
- a CDS encoding c-type cytochrome, with amino-acid sequence MSERSAMMTAVVAAVMVLAVLLAAAPIVRGQSGFRPADVAEGERLYADFCASCHGADLEGQPDWRSVDADGRLPAPPHDKTGHTWHHGDGLLFAYTKLGGKAVMEAQGLDFDSGMPAFADELTDQEIRNVLAFIKSTWPERQRELQAVRTEAERLREQAGQ; translated from the coding sequence ATGAGTGAACGCAGCGCCATGATGACAGCCGTTGTCGCAGCGGTCATGGTTCTTGCCGTTCTGCTCGCTGCTGCGCCGATTGTGCGCGGGCAGAGCGGTTTTCGCCCGGCGGATGTCGCCGAAGGCGAACGGCTCTACGCCGATTTCTGCGCCTCCTGTCATGGCGCCGATCTTGAGGGCCAGCCCGACTGGCGCTCAGTCGATGCCGACGGCCGGCTGCCCGCGCCACCGCATGACAAAACCGGCCATACCTGGCACCACGGCGACGGGCTTCTGTTCGCCTATACCAAGCTCGGCGGCAAGGCGGTGATGGAAGCGCAAGGCCTGGACTTCGACAGCGGCATGCCGGCCTTCGCCGACGAACTCACCGATCAGGAAATCCGGAACGTCCTCGCCTTCATCAAGTCGACCTGGCCCGAACGGCAGCGCGAGTTGCAGGCGGTCCGGACCGAGGCCGAACGGCTGCGCGAACAGGCCGGCCAGTAA
- a CDS encoding cupredoxin domain-containing protein, whose product MKTTITKCAVLTLAASLALAAPVFAGGTHGDGHGHGSSHMTMIGAPGAPGDVDREIRVKLGEMFFSPSSIEVERGETIRFIVTNTGEFVHEFNIATAEMHREHHEEMMKMMETGALEADRINHAMMMAGHMAHDDPNSVLLEPGKAAEVIWTFAGDARIEVSCNVPGHRESGMIAPIRIEGRSS is encoded by the coding sequence ATGAAGACCACAATCACGAAATGCGCCGTGCTCACTCTGGCGGCATCGCTTGCCCTTGCGGCACCGGTCTTCGCCGGCGGCACGCATGGCGATGGACACGGCCATGGCAGCAGCCACATGACCATGATCGGAGCACCGGGCGCGCCGGGCGATGTCGACCGGGAAATCCGGGTCAAGCTCGGAGAGATGTTCTTCTCGCCATCGAGCATAGAGGTGGAGCGAGGCGAAACCATCCGCTTCATCGTCACCAATACCGGTGAATTCGTGCACGAATTCAACATCGCGACCGCCGAGATGCACCGCGAGCATCACGAAGAGATGATGAAGATGATGGAAACCGGGGCGTTGGAGGCCGATCGCATCAACCACGCGATGATGATGGCGGGCCACATGGCGCATGACGATCCCAACAGCGTTCTGCTCGAACCCGGGAAGGCGGCCGAGGTGATCTGGACCTTCGCGGGAGACGCACGGATCGAGGTGTCCTGCAACGTGCCGGGCCATCGCGAAAGCGGCATGATCGCACCGATCCGCATCGAGGGCCGATCATCGTAA